A region of the Oncorhynchus clarkii lewisi isolate Uvic-CL-2024 chromosome 29, UVic_Ocla_1.0, whole genome shotgun sequence genome:
AGCTCTGTTGTGCATTCTTTGAAATATTACAGTGTTTAGTCAAGGCCTTCAGTCTCCTCACTGAGCCCCTGTCTGCCCGCCCAGACAAAGCACTGGCACACCACTCTACCCCCACATCTCTTTGTACAGCGCTAAACCCATTGGTCACATGTTCTGATTCAgagtggttgggttaaatgcattcagttgtgcaactgactaggtatccccttttcccctcACTGCACCAGGAGGCTGGGAATGGGCACAATCATAGGCTGTCTGCTTGCCTGACTGGCACACATCTTCTAAGTCATCTATTCAGTGATAGCTTCTATTTTATAATGTCTGCTAGAGTATATCTTCCCTCAGGGACTCTGTGTGGGACCAGGGGAGAAGACTGCCCTTCTTATTAAAGCCACGGAAGTTCAAGGCTGACTGAAGGCATTGTTAGCAAAAAAAAAAGGTTCCCCTATTCATAGTGAATGGAAAAATAGCAATCTTCGTGGTCAGTTTTCATGTAAATAAGTAAAAAATTAAATCAAGGTACCAATAATTGCTTCACTTCCTGGACGAGCTCAAACTGCACATGTTACGTCTCCATGAGACGCCATCATAATCGACTTAACTCAATGGCGCATTGAAGCCAAATTTTCACATAGGAATGTATGGTGACACATGATcaatggctttgtccattcatttatacagtcattttgtgagacagacagagttgaTGTTTGTGCTTATGTTGCACTTCCCCAGCATTAGGCCTATTGCAGCCCTGCCCTCCCTTCCCACCTATCCCTTTCCTGCCTTGCTGTGGCTGTGATACCGGAGTATTGGCCGCTGTATCACATTCCCATGCAGGACCGTTGCATAGTCAATGGGCTCTGTATTATTCAGCATGATGTAGAATCAGAGTGCAAGATAGGTCCTATATGCTTCCTCTGATGTTAGCTGCTGCAGAGTACTGCATGTATGTGTGTCTtcttgtgtgtgggtgtctgtggtTGTATGGCATGAGTGTGCTAGTTAGCTGAATGGTCTCGTCTGGTACTGtgggattaaaaaaaataattcagTGCCATAACTTTTCATTTAATCACACTAGTATAAGATCTCCATCAAGAGCCTCcggagtggtgcagcggtctaaggcactgcataaggcgttcactacagacccgggtttgatcccggactgtgtcgcagctggccgcgaccgggagacccatgaggcggcgcacaattggcccagcgtcatgaGGGTTTAgtcgggatgtccttgtctcatcgccctctagcgactccttgtggggGGCCGGTCGCatgcacattggtgcggctggcttccgggtttagcgagcagtgtgtcaaaaagcagtgcggcttagcagggtcgtgtttcggaggacgcatggctcggGAGTTGGGGAGTTGCCGTGATGGGACAGGACTGTCACTACCAATTGGAtttcacgaaattggggagaaaaagggagtcaattattttttttattccatCAATCAGTCACTAGTAgcgtaaggtttctctcctgatAGAAATCCTGAGCCGTGTTTTCAAGATTTTCTATGCTGcagtatgtaactttttgggtgacctaaccaaattcacatagaaataggAGTTACAGATATGTCACTCATTGAAAGCatgtctaagaagtggtagatctgttttaagtgcgctatttctatgcttcatgTCTTTTattttcggttttgtacaccagtttcaaacagctgaaaatacaatattgtcggttatggaaaatatttcacagcggtttagatggtacaatgattctctacactttacttgcttgttttgtcacaaactgaaattaggcaaactattagaattttagcaaccaggaaatggcttgAGCAATTTCTGCATACTGCATCTTTCAATGGTTTCAAACCCCACAAGTTAATAATTTTGCCAAAATCAAAGTTGGGTACAAAAGACAAGATGAGCTACTGTAGTGGGCTGTGTGAATTAATTTACTTAAGTCTGTACCAActtgtgtgtgtacacagtacaATGGATATAATACGAGTAAGTATCCCATCTGTCCATTGTCTGGGTCCCTAATAATGCTCACAGTGGACTGGTAGCACCCAGCAGAGCCAACCAGGCAGTGCATAGCAGGGGCCTTGTAGGAACTTAGCAGGGGGCCTGTAAACTCTGATTAATACCCATCATCTGCCTCCTATTTGTCTCAAATATAGCTCTCTGCCAGAGAAGAGCTGAGCCTCTTGTGTTGGTTTCCCTGGTATCAAAACCACGTTTAAATGACAAATTCAGGCCCTTGTGGTTTCTAGTTAAGCTTTATTTGATTTGAGTTTGTATGAATAAGTTTGTATGAATCATCTTTCTAACTTGGAACAAAGACTCCTTTTATTATAGTCTGTTGGTATTCATGGTGTCCCTATTTGTGCCTGTATGTACTTGATCTGGTTGCATAATGAGAAATGTAACATTGCATGTAATATAATTTTCTCTCCCACTGAAGCATGTGCCATCTCAggagtgtggatgtgtgtcacTGTCAACCCCTTAAACATCGCAGCTGGAGTATGGATGGTGTAAGTTTCAGTTTTCCACAATATGATCCTTAcgtgtgtgcctttgtgtgttTGCTCGTGTGTGTAAAAAATATTCACCAGCGCTGTGTTAACGTTCTCCTCCTGTTTCAAGGTTGAATGCCTTTGTGTTGTTCCTGTGTGAAGTGCCATTCTGCTGCCAGTTCATTGAGTTTGCGAATGCAGTGGCGGCTAGAGCGGACAAATTCAAGCCATGGCAGAAAGCCTTCTTCTACTGTGGGTAAGAACTGGACTGAGACCTGCTGGCTTCACAGGTCTCACCTGTCCATTTGTCTTGGCCTAGAATTTAAATGAACCTTTAACCAGTTGATAAACCCACTACCGGTTTAATGTGATCCAGTGTTTCCCATACTCCTTCCTTGGGACCCTTAAGGggtgcacatttagttttttgtcctagcactacacaATTGATTAAAATTAACCTTGATGATTATTTCAATCAGATGTGTAGTTCTAGGGCAAGACCCCCCTTGGGGTCCaagggaccgagtttgggaaacacttatTTTTTAGGATGGCACTTTTTCCTATATCACAGTTGAAAAACACACTTCATATTCTCTTTAATCAATCCCTGTTTCTCTTATTTCCAGGATGGCACTGTTTCCCATATTCCTGAGCTTCTCCATCACCACGTTGTTTGGGAATGCCATTGCCTTTGCTACAGGTGTCCTCTATGGTCTCGCCTCCCTGGGCAAAAAGTATGACTTTTCTATTTAGACTTAGTGACAAGATTTTGGTttgaatgtactgtgtgtgtacataGTGTACGTATTTTAGATTTAATTTTTTTTCTCGCACTTTTTCCCCTTTCAGTTCAAATTTCTCAATCAACATTTAGATTTTCAGGTGTTATTAATCAGTAACAAGAttcaataaatgtaaaataatgtaaCGTCTTGTAACAGGAGACTGCTTTGTTCATACCCCTTATACACTTGAGTGACAAAGTAACCCTGTGAATCTCACATTCAACATCTCCCTGTTTTcttcggaaaatctgaccataattctatcccgattcctgcttacaagcaaaaactaaagcaggaagtaccagtgacgtggatgctgctctgttttgctagcacagactggaatatgttttgggattcatccaatggcactgaggagtataccacttcaccggctttatcaataagttcATCGACTTCGTCCCCatagtgaccgtacatacatatccaaaccagaagccatagattacaggcaacatccacaccgagctataggctgccactttcaaggagcgggacactaatcgctacgcttataagaaattccgctatgccctcagatgaaccatcagtcaaagcttcaatacaggattaacatgaagtcctactacaccggctctgacgcttgttgGATGTGGCTGGGCTCGCAAAATATtactgactacaaagggaaattcagctgcaagctgcccagtgacgcgagcctaccagatgggctaaa
Encoded here:
- the LOC139387843 gene encoding calcium channel flower homolog, with the protein product MNSDEAAAPKPVTDDDGMSWWYRWLCKIAGVLGGVSCAISGVWMCVTVNPLNIAAGVWMVLNAFVLFLCEVPFCCQFIEFANAVAARADKFKPWQKAFFYCGMALFPIFLSFSITTLFGNAIAFATGVLYGLASLGKKGDAVSYARLNHEKQGDEEKMTGTTDGSI